Proteins from a genomic interval of Oncorhynchus mykiss isolate Arlee chromosome 21, USDA_OmykA_1.1, whole genome shotgun sequence:
- the LOC110500287 gene encoding bromodomain-containing protein 1 has translation MHFIMDYEEHSRCSGVEDEEEGSAPQQPQRPPSPIRPSPNKQTLTYAQRMVDMEIDGRVHRISIYDKLDVISDDDPMAQEIMEIKLHDWCYMLEFRVDD, from the exons ATGCATTTTATCATGGATTATGAAGAGCATAGTCG CTGTTCAGGTGTTGAGGATGAGGAAGAAGGTTCGGCACCACAGCAGCCCCAGCGGCCACCCTCCCCGATCCGGCCGTCCCCCAACAAACAGACTCTGACCTATGCCCAGCGCATGGTGGACATGGAGATTGACGGCCGGGTGCATCGGATCAGCATCTACGACAAGCTGGATGTGATCTCGGATGATGACCCTATGGCGCAGGAGATTATGGA aataaagctacatgactggtgctacatgttggagttccgtgtcgatgactga